AGGGACACAATATCGAAATTTGGGATAACTTGTTCAATATTCAAGCGGCGCATGGGCAACAATTTATAGAGCTAAACGCACACTGTTCTGGGCAGGGCGCCAAAGCTTGCCAAGCCGGAAACTACCATATCTACCAAGATTTTGTTACCGAGCCAGGCGCGCAATATCGCTTTGGTTTGGCCTATCGTGCACGTACTAACAAAGCAGAGGCATTTTCCGTGAGCATTCAAGACAGCAGTGGTAATCAGGTATTTGCACAGCTTATCGATGACCATGATGCATCGACTTGGCAAAGCTTTTCCGGTGACTTTGTAGCGACAGACTCAACATCAAGACTTCGTTTCGATTCAATGATAAATGGTTCTTTGGGTAACCTAATCGACAACGTTTACGTAGAAGCGATTCCTGTGAGTGGCTTTAGTGCGGCGGTTTTTTCAGTATCAGAACCAGTGACGATTGTATTGCTCATTTTTGCGCTGGCCTTGCTGATTGTGACCAAAAAAACCAAAGAGTATTAATCAAGGTTTGGCTAGAACGTTGTCTTGCGGCGAACCTCAGCGTTCAGCAAACTAATAAAAAGGGGAGGCTAGTGCCTCCCCTTTTTTTCCTTATTAGATTGCTAACGCTTTAAGTAGGCTTGCAATAGTTCGCCACCGCTTGCGGCATTTAGCGGTTTGAAAATAAACCCTTGAATGCCTTGTGCTTGGCAGGCGTCAACTACGCTGCTGTCGGTGACCGAAGAAAGCATCACGATTGGCGTTTGCTTATCAAACTGGCGCATTTGGCTTAGCGCTTTATCGCCATTTAAGCGGTTCATTACCACATCCATAAACACAAACTCTGGTTTGTGTTCTGTTAATGCTGCAACAGCACTATCGCCGTCATCGGCTTCGATAACATTGTTGTAGCCTATTCCGGCAAGAATACGTTTCATGGCTTTGCGAATTAAAGGACTGTCATCCACTGTCATGATCAGTGCATCTTTAGCCAAGGTTTCTCCACTAGCTGGTGGAGCAACAATGCAGGCGTCTGAGTTAAACACAGCTTCTTGGTAATCGTTTTGCTGATTAAGCTCGCGAACTAGCAGGTTGAAATAGTAACGACCAACGCCTTCTATATGCACCGGTACTGTCACAATTTCTTGTACGCCTTCTAAATAGCGGCTCATGTCGGCTAAATCGAGAGCCACGTGCGGGCTGGCAAACTCAAAACCTAAGTTGTGTTTTTGCAGAATATGAGTAGCCCGACCCACAATGGTGTTGCCCCATTCTTCTAGCGCTGCTACTAGATCCTCATCTAGCGTAGCGCTGCTGCTTGCTTCTCCCACTAAAGACTGTTGTACAGCTTGGCCAATAGCTACAGCTGTTTCCTGATAGTGGTGCATTAACACCACGCCATCTAGCTGGCCCTGCATATCAGAACAAACGGCATAACCTTTAAAACGAAAATCTTCCACTTTATCAATAAATGGTTCATCGGCACGGCCGTCTAGACCGGTCATTAGCTTAAGGCTCTGTAAAGATTCTTGGATGAAAGGATGAAGAATTATTTTGTGAATGGTTTCTACTGTCATAATTTTCCTTTTAAATAGACTCAAGCTGAATTTGGTTTACTCTTCCTAGAGTATTTGTCATATCTTTGATAGCGCGAACCACTCTAGGCAAGAACTTATAGCGATTCAAGCAAACTGATCAAATGTGCGATCCCTGACCAGTAATGGCGAGGATCGAGTTAATGGAATACAACACAGATTAAGGAATATCCATGCCACACTGCGTAATTGAATGTCCGGCTGATTTAGCCCGCATAGTAAATTTTGATGTATTGGTGGAAGCGGTACACGACGCGGCCGATGCCAGTGGGCTGTTTTCTGCGGGTGATGTAAAGGCCCGCTTGGTTTTAGCTAACCATTACCGGGTTGGCGGGAAGCGAGCGCCTTATGTGCATACCGAGGTGCAACTTTTAAGTGGTCGTAGTGAGTTACAAAAGAAAGCTTTAGCCAACGATATTGCTCGTGCAGTATGTGAGTTACTACCAAGGGTTGAAATGATCTCGGTAGAAGTGCGTGATATCGCGGTTCAAGCTTATGCTAACCGTGCCAGCTTAAATACCTTGAGTGAGGCGGTATAAACATCACAGCTTAGAACATCTAAAAGCAAAGTTCTGGCCTTGTGCCAGGCTTTTGATTAGGCTGAATATTCGGCAGCATTGGCTGTGAGTTGTTACTTTTATAGTAGGAGCGAAATGCTAAAGCCTAAACAACATTCAAATCTTGAATTAGCCTTAGCTCGAGAGAATGCTACTAGTGCTAAAGCTAGCTATAGCACTGGCATTCAACGCTTTTCTGCTGATGCCAATCAAGCGAGTCAGATTCAGCAAGATTGTTTAGCCATAGAAGAGCCACTGCAGCTTAGCTTGCAATGGTTTTGTCAGCGTCACCAGCAATATCAGCAACGCCCACTTAGCCTTACCATGCGCACCCCCGGCAATGATGTGGCATTAGCCTTAGGTTTTCTGCAAAGCCAAAATATTATTGAGTCGCTTAGCGATGTGCAGGATATTCGATTCGCTCCAGGCGCAACGACCAAGCAACCCTATGATTACAACCACTTAGAGCTAGATCTTGCTCGGCATGTTCAGTTTGACTGGGCCGGGCTAGAGCGCAATTTTGCTAGCTATTCAAGCTGCGGCTTGTGTGGTGCCAGTTCGCTTAAAGCCTTGGCTTTGCGCCAGCCCGCCCAGCTAGATATTAGCGAAGGCTGGTTAGCTGAATCTGTTATTTATCAGTTACCTAATTTGTTGCAAGAACAACAAACCCTGTTTAAACAAAGCGGTGCGGTGCACGGCGCTGGGGTTTGGGCAAATGGCCAATACCTGAGTATTGCCGAAGATATTGGCCGACATAACGCCCTAGATAAAGTGCTAGGCCAGTTATTGTTAGCACCAAATCAGCTGACACGCAGTGTATTGGTATTAAGTGGCCGCGTGAGCTTTGAATTAATGCAAAAAGCGCTGGTGGCTAAACTGCCTGTGGTGGTCGCGGTTGGGGCACCGTCTAGCTTGGCTTTATCGGTAGCGAAACAATTTAATATCACCCTAATTGGCTTTACTAAAAACAGTCAATTTAATGTTTATCATGCCCCGTGGCGAATAAGTAAAGAAGGTGGAAGCTTGCATGAGTCATAAACCCTATCAAGGTGCAGCAGGTGGCTGGGCTGCCTTAGCGAGCACTGCTAAGCATTTGGTAAAAAGTGAGAACGTCGCTAAAAACCTTAAAAATTTACTCAATACCAATCAAGACCACGGCTTTGATTGTCCCGGCTGCGCCTGGGGTGAAAAGGGGCACAAAGCCACTTTTCGCTTTTGCGAAAATGGCGCTAAGGCAGTTAACTGGGAAGCTTCTTCGAAGCGAGTTGACGCCAGCTTTTTTGCTCAGCATTCGGTGCAGTGGTTGGCCAAGCAAAGCGATTATTTTTTAGAATACCAAGGGCGCCTAGCCGAGCCAGTGGTTTTTACTCCGGGCAGTGACCATTATCAAGCCATCTCGTGGGATGATGCCTTTAAGTTGATAGCCGAGCACCTACATCAGTTAGTCAGCCCCGACCAAGCCGAATTCTATACCTCTGGGCGAGCTAGTAACGAAGCGGCATTTTTATATCAGTTGTTTGTACGCCGTTATGGCACCAATAATTTTCCTGATTGTTCCAATATGTGCCACGAAGCCAGTGGTCATGCACTTACTGCCAGTATTGGTATCGGCAAGGGCACGGTTACCATTGAAGACTTTGAGCTGGCCGACGCTATCTTTTTGTTTGGGCAAAACCCCGGTACTAATCATCCTAGAATGCTCGAAACCTTGGCTCACGCCACGCAACGTGGTGCAAAAGTGGTGGCCTTTAATAATCTTAAAGAGCGCGGCTTAGAGCGCTTTGCCAATCCTCAAAAGCCGGCAGAAATGCTGGGTGGAGCTGCCAGCCCAACAACGAGTCACTATTTTACGCCAAAACTTGGCGGCGATATGGCGGCGGTTCGTGGCATAGTAAAAATACTGTTGGAACGTCATCAACAAGCTTTACGCCATGGTGATAGCGTGTTTAACCAAGCGTTTATTGAACAGCACTCGCAAGGCCTAGAGGCCTATTTGATTGACGTTGAGCAAAGCTCATGGCAGCACATCGAGCAGCAATCAGGGTTGAGTAAAGCGCAGTTAGAAAGTGTTGCCGATATTTATCAGCAATCGGAGCGGGTGATTATTGCCTGGGCCATGGGAATTACCCAGCATAAACACTCGGTGGCAACAATAAACGAAATCACCAACTTGCAGTTATTGTTTGGCCAAATCGGTAAAGAGGGGGCTGGTGTTTGTCCGGTGCGTGGTCATTCAAATGTGCAAGGTGACCGGACCATGGGCATTAACGAAAAACCTAACGCAGCATTTCTGAAAAGTATTGAAGATGTGTTTGGCTTCGCCCCGCCAAGTAAACCTGGCCACAACGTTGTGCAGGCCATTGAGGCAATGTTGAAGGGTCAAAGTAAGGTATTTATTGGTTTGGGTGGCAACTTGGTAGCTGCTGCCCCCGACACGACTTTAAGTGAGCAGGCTTTGGCCAATTGTGATCTTACCGTAAGCATTGCTACCAAGCTTAATCGCACCCATGTTACACCGGGCAAATACTCGCTTATTCTGCCCTGTCTTGGAAGAACCGATGTAGACATACAAGCCGGCGGGCCCCAGCAAGTCACTGTAGAAGATTCTTTCTCTATGGTACATGCCTCAGCCGGTTTAGTGGATGAGAGCGCCGATAATATGCGCTCTGAGCCAGCAATTATTGCTGGTATTGCCAATGCGGTATTAGGCACATCGCCTATCGACTGGCTAGCTTGTGTGCAAGACTATGACAAGATCCGCGACTATATCGAGCAAACCATTCCAGGATTTGAGCACTTTAATCAACGAATACAGCAGCCAGGTGGTTTTTACCTAGGCAACAGTGCGCGGCGCAGAGAGTGGAATACCGCGACAGCCAAAGCCCAGTTTATTAGTCATCCTCTACCAGATGATGTTTTACCCGCCGAAGTGCGTGCATTAAGTGAAGACCAAGTATTGGTGTTGCAAACCTTGCGGTCGCATGACCAATACAACACCACCATTTATGGTTTTGAAGACCGTTATCGTGGCATTTATAACGAACGTAAAGTACTACTGATTAATCCTAAAGACATTCAAGCTTTAGGTTTTACAGAAGGCGCATTGGTGGATATAGAAACGCTCTGGCCCGATACAGTAGAGCGTAAGGTGAGTGGCTTTAAGTTGATTGCCTATGATATTCCTCAGGGCAATGCGGCGGCTTATTTTCCCGAGGCAAACCCTTTGGTACCGCTAGCTAGCAAAGGTGATTTTAGTGATACGCCAACCTCTAAGTCGGTGGCCATTGTGCTAAGTGCATCTAATCAATCTTCAATTGATACTAGGCCAGCTTAAGACTCGGCCAGCAACTTAGGGGCTTGCTCAGCGCTAATTAGTTGTTCAACTTGGTCAATAGGCAAGGGTTTAGCAAAGTAGTAGCCTTGCAGGTAATCTACTCCAAGGCTACGCAGGGTATTCATTTGGCTTTGGGTTTCTATGCCTTCAGCAACTACCGAGTAGTTTAAGGCCCTAGCCATGTGCATTACCGCAGTAATAATGGCATAGCCATTGGTATCAATACGCTCCACAAAAGAACGGTCGATTTTAACAATATTTACCGCTAAATCTTGCATGATGGAAAGCGAAGAATAACCGGTACCAAAATCGTCAATCGATACTTTTACCCCTTTGTCTTGCAGCGCTTTAATTTGCTCGGCCAATAAACCAATGTCGCTGGTAAATACCGATTCGGTCATTTCGATGTGCAGCAACTCAGGTGCTAATTGACTGCTTTGTAGAGCGGCTTCCACAATGTCTACAAAGTCATCATCTTCTAATTGAGCCACCGATACATTTACGCAAATGGCGATGGGATGGCGCTGCGCCCAACTGCTGGCGGTTTGGCAAGCCTGCTCCAATACCCATTGGCCAATTTTTCGGATCAAACCATATTGTTCGGCAATGCTAATGAACTCATCGGGCGGGATCATCTCATCATTCAAGCGCCAGCGCAGCAGCGCCTCAAAAGAGACTATTTGGCAATCATTAGCGTCAATGATGGGTTGGTAGACTAAATGTAGCTGATTTTTATCTACTGCTTGGCTTAAACCATCTTTTAACAGTAATTCGCGGTGAATTTGTTTTTCTAGTTGGTCAGAAAAAACGCCAACCGTAGAGGGCGACCGTTTTTTCTGGGCGTACATTGCGGTATCGGCAAGACGAATTAGGCTGTGCTCATTTTGTGAGTGCTGCGGATAAAGCGCGATGCCCACCGTAGCACCAACTGACAAACGATTATTGGCAAAGGTATATGCTGCAGATAGGGTTTGAATAATCTCTTCTGAGCGGCTTATCGCGAGTGATTCATCGCAATCTTCTATAGCAAGTAAAAACTCATCACCACCCCAGCGGCACAGCAGTTGATGATTATGACAAAGGTGTTTTAGGCGCTGCGCGGTATTATTCAATACCTGGTCGCCAGTATCATGGCCAATAGCATCGTTAATCTTTTTAAAGCCATCTAAGTCGATAAACAAAACCGCTAACGACTGTTGCTGTTGTTTGGCTTCTAGTAAGCGAAGCTTTAAGTGCTGCAAAAAGGCAGTGCGATTAAATAAACCGGTGAGGGGGTCTAGGTTCGACAGCTCATAAATGGTGTGGGTACGCCTCTCTACCTTTTCTTCCATATGATGAACCAATACTGCGTTTTGGTTTTTTAGTAACACCGCTTGGGCGGTAAACTCAGCATTTTTTTTAGCAATCACCACTATCACTATGCCAAATAACACTCCCAAAATACCCAGCATTTGGCGCTCGTAGATACCTGAGAATAATAAACCTAAAGAGGGCGGAGCTAGCAAAATAAAGGCATAAGCCATGGCGGTGTATTTGTGCCCAGCCAGCACTGTGGCAGAGCCGCCGGCCATGGCCGAAATAATAATAATGTGAGTGCTTAAATCGATATCACCACTTAGTGGATTAGAAATAACTTTGAGAATGTAAACCGACCACATTATAGCGGTAATGTTTGCGCCTAATATGAAACGCCGAATGGCTTTTCTACCGTTAAAAGCCTTATGCTGTTCGCGGTGTTTCCATACTCGCCAATCCAGCAATCGGATAAGTAATAAACTTGTCATTACTACCCACCAGGCGTGTTTAAACTGCTGAGTGCCACTAATATTGAAGGCAAAAACTAAAAAGCTGGACGCGATGATCGAGATTACAATGCCAGAAAACGCGTTGTCGTATAACAGGTTGGCTCTATCTCTTTCGTTGCTCTGTTCTAATTCATTGTTATTGATAAGAATTTCTCTGCTTAAACCTCGTTGAGTGTACTAGCTCGATTGATCGGTATCATTGCTTTGGGTGAGCGTTAACAGCTTACGCTTTTGCTTAGTAT
The Agarivorans aestuarii DNA segment above includes these coding regions:
- a CDS encoding formate dehydrogenase accessory sulfurtransferase FdhD — its product is MLKPKQHSNLELALARENATSAKASYSTGIQRFSADANQASQIQQDCLAIEEPLQLSLQWFCQRHQQYQQRPLSLTMRTPGNDVALALGFLQSQNIIESLSDVQDIRFAPGATTKQPYDYNHLELDLARHVQFDWAGLERNFASYSSCGLCGASSLKALALRQPAQLDISEGWLAESVIYQLPNLLQEQQTLFKQSGAVHGAGVWANGQYLSIAEDIGRHNALDKVLGQLLLAPNQLTRSVLVLSGRVSFELMQKALVAKLPVVVAVGAPSSLALSVAKQFNITLIGFTKNSQFNVYHAPWRISKEGGSLHES
- a CDS encoding putative bifunctional diguanylate cyclase/phosphodiesterase, whose protein sequence is MTSLLLIRLLDWRVWKHREQHKAFNGRKAIRRFILGANITAIMWSVYILKVISNPLSGDIDLSTHIIIISAMAGGSATVLAGHKYTAMAYAFILLAPPSLGLLFSGIYERQMLGILGVLFGIVIVVIAKKNAEFTAQAVLLKNQNAVLVHHMEEKVERRTHTIYELSNLDPLTGLFNRTAFLQHLKLRLLEAKQQQQSLAVLFIDLDGFKKINDAIGHDTGDQVLNNTAQRLKHLCHNHQLLCRWGGDEFLLAIEDCDESLAISRSEEIIQTLSAAYTFANNRLSVGATVGIALYPQHSQNEHSLIRLADTAMYAQKKRSPSTVGVFSDQLEKQIHRELLLKDGLSQAVDKNQLHLVYQPIIDANDCQIVSFEALLRWRLNDEMIPPDEFISIAEQYGLIRKIGQWVLEQACQTASSWAQRHPIAICVNVSVAQLEDDDFVDIVEAALQSSQLAPELLHIEMTESVFTSDIGLLAEQIKALQDKGVKVSIDDFGTGYSSLSIMQDLAVNIVKIDRSFVERIDTNGYAIITAVMHMARALNYSVVAEGIETQSQMNTLRSLGVDYLQGYYFAKPLPIDQVEQLISAEQAPKLLAES
- a CDS encoding response regulator, which codes for MTVETIHKIILHPFIQESLQSLKLMTGLDGRADEPFIDKVEDFRFKGYAVCSDMQGQLDGVVLMHHYQETAVAIGQAVQQSLVGEASSSATLDEDLVAALEEWGNTIVGRATHILQKHNLGFEFASPHVALDLADMSRYLEGVQEIVTVPVHIEGVGRYYFNLLVRELNQQNDYQEAVFNSDACIVAPPASGETLAKDALIMTVDDSPLIRKAMKRILAGIGYNNVIEADDGDSAVAALTEHKPEFVFMDVVMNRLNGDKALSQMRQFDKQTPIVMLSSVTDSSVVDACQAQGIQGFIFKPLNAASGGELLQAYLKR
- a CDS encoding DUF642 domain-containing protein; this translates as MRILLMFLCCLPLISQAGIISNGSFEQNDVRYGGWSYFSSADVEGWQGHNIEIWDNLFNIQAAHGQQFIELNAHCSGQGAKACQAGNYHIYQDFVTEPGAQYRFGLAYRARTNKAEAFSVSIQDSSGNQVFAQLIDDHDASTWQSFSGDFVATDSTSRLRFDSMINGSLGNLIDNVYVEAIPVSGFSAAVFSVSEPVTIVLLIFALALLIVTKKTKEY
- a CDS encoding FdhF/YdeP family oxidoreductase, which encodes MSHKPYQGAAGGWAALASTAKHLVKSENVAKNLKNLLNTNQDHGFDCPGCAWGEKGHKATFRFCENGAKAVNWEASSKRVDASFFAQHSVQWLAKQSDYFLEYQGRLAEPVVFTPGSDHYQAISWDDAFKLIAEHLHQLVSPDQAEFYTSGRASNEAAFLYQLFVRRYGTNNFPDCSNMCHEASGHALTASIGIGKGTVTIEDFELADAIFLFGQNPGTNHPRMLETLAHATQRGAKVVAFNNLKERGLERFANPQKPAEMLGGAASPTTSHYFTPKLGGDMAAVRGIVKILLERHQQALRHGDSVFNQAFIEQHSQGLEAYLIDVEQSSWQHIEQQSGLSKAQLESVADIYQQSERVIIAWAMGITQHKHSVATINEITNLQLLFGQIGKEGAGVCPVRGHSNVQGDRTMGINEKPNAAFLKSIEDVFGFAPPSKPGHNVVQAIEAMLKGQSKVFIGLGGNLVAAAPDTTLSEQALANCDLTVSIATKLNRTHVTPGKYSLILPCLGRTDVDIQAGGPQQVTVEDSFSMVHASAGLVDESADNMRSEPAIIAGIANAVLGTSPIDWLACVQDYDKIRDYIEQTIPGFEHFNQRIQQPGGFYLGNSARRREWNTATAKAQFISHPLPDDVLPAEVRALSEDQVLVLQTLRSHDQYNTTIYGFEDRYRGIYNERKVLLINPKDIQALGFTEGALVDIETLWPDTVERKVSGFKLIAYDIPQGNAAAYFPEANPLVPLASKGDFSDTPTSKSVAIVLSASNQSSIDTRPA
- a CDS encoding 5-carboxymethyl-2-hydroxymuconate Delta-isomerase, whose translation is MPHCVIECPADLARIVNFDVLVEAVHDAADASGLFSAGDVKARLVLANHYRVGGKRAPYVHTEVQLLSGRSELQKKALANDIARAVCELLPRVEMISVEVRDIAVQAYANRASLNTLSEAV